A single region of the Leisingera thetidis genome encodes:
- a CDS encoding LysR family transcriptional regulator, with the protein MKDISSINRKLSYSLVALHTFDLVARHGNFTGAAEALGLTQSAVSQKIKGLETELGIALFRRGHRGVSLTNEGVRLLNVVRPAMAQMGNSVASLLERKSRPRVRISADFAFASFWLLPRLSHLRAELGDEIEIQILASQVPPDDYGEDCDIKIHVGPRSSMGGGDVMLLQERVGAVCSPAYLEAHGPVASAASLLDCQLLSLSKPTSAEWQTWQGWFDRLGIAGERSKNYISFNNYDMVVQSAVAGDGIALGWLGLIDRLLQSGALVRAVPDVVLSDAGYVMSRDHSSRLQGPSLVFDWIAEHLASSAVP; encoded by the coding sequence ATGAAGGACATTAGCAGTATTAATAGGAAGCTGAGCTACAGCCTGGTCGCGCTGCACACTTTTGACCTTGTGGCGCGGCATGGCAATTTCACCGGCGCGGCCGAGGCGCTGGGGCTGACGCAATCGGCGGTTTCGCAGAAAATCAAAGGGCTTGAGACCGAATTGGGCATTGCCCTGTTCAGGCGCGGGCACCGCGGCGTGTCGCTGACCAACGAGGGGGTGCGGCTGCTCAATGTGGTGCGCCCGGCGATGGCGCAAATGGGCAATTCCGTGGCGTCGCTGCTGGAGCGCAAGTCGCGGCCCAGGGTGCGGATTTCGGCGGATTTTGCCTTTGCCAGCTTCTGGCTCCTGCCGCGGCTGTCGCATCTGCGGGCGGAACTGGGGGATGAGATCGAGATCCAGATCCTCGCCTCCCAGGTGCCGCCGGACGACTACGGCGAGGACTGCGATATCAAGATCCACGTCGGTCCGCGCAGCAGCATGGGCGGCGGCGATGTGATGCTGCTGCAGGAGCGGGTGGGGGCGGTGTGCAGCCCGGCCTATCTTGAGGCGCATGGCCCGGTGGCCTCGGCCGCCAGCCTGCTGGATTGCCAGCTGCTCAGCCTGTCCAAACCGACCTCAGCCGAATGGCAGACCTGGCAAGGCTGGTTCGACCGTCTGGGCATCGCCGGGGAGCGGTCGAAGAATTACATCAGCTTCAACAACTACGACATGGTGGTGCAGTCGGCAGTTGCCGGTGATGGCATTGCGCTGGGCTGGCTGGGGCTGATCGACAGGCTGCTGCAGAGCGGCGCCCTGGTTCGGGCGGTGCCGGATGTGGTGCTGAGCGACGCGGGCTATGTGATGTCGCGCGACCATTCCAGTCGCCTGCAGGGGCCGAGCCTGGTGTTCGACTGGATTGCCGAGCATCTGGCAAGCTCCGCCGTGCCGTAG
- a CDS encoding hybrid-cluster NAD(P)-dependent oxidoreductase, with amino-acid sequence MGLQANFETLDETLAWKDDEKLECVSVVPEAPDTTTFSFRAPSGAWFKYQPGQFLTLELPVPGGTVWRTYTISSSPSRPLSISVTVKAQADSIGTRWMLDNLRPGMLLKASGPAGVFTLPKRPNGKFLFISAGSGITPSLSMTQYLFDRGQSPDISFINCAKRPSEIIARRQLEGMAARVPGIKLHFVVEEDDPYQVWTGYRGQLNQIMLGLIAGDYLEREVYCCGPEPFMQAVRDMLNGLGFDMENYNQESFGAPVETEADAPEIDDVVPEETAAAEITFAASGVTASCTETDTVLAVAKASGLNIPSGCTFGICGTCKVKKTAGDVHMVHNGGISEEDVEAGYILACCSNPIGRVEVEI; translated from the coding sequence ATGGGACTGCAGGCGAATTTCGAAACGCTGGACGAGACCCTGGCGTGGAAGGACGACGAGAAGCTGGAATGCGTCTCGGTCGTGCCGGAAGCGCCGGACACCACCACCTTCAGCTTCCGCGCGCCGTCCGGCGCGTGGTTCAAATACCAGCCGGGCCAGTTCCTGACGCTGGAACTGCCGGTGCCGGGCGGCACCGTCTGGCGCACCTACACCATCAGCTCCTCGCCGTCGCGGCCGCTGTCGATCTCGGTCACGGTGAAGGCGCAGGCCGACAGCATCGGCACCCGCTGGATGCTGGACAACCTGCGCCCGGGCATGCTCCTCAAGGCCTCCGGCCCGGCGGGCGTGTTCACCCTGCCCAAGCGCCCGAACGGCAAGTTCCTGTTCATCTCCGCAGGCTCCGGCATCACGCCGAGCCTGTCGATGACCCAGTACCTGTTTGACCGCGGCCAGTCGCCCGACATCAGCTTCATCAACTGCGCCAAGCGGCCCAGCGAGATCATCGCGCGGCGCCAGCTTGAAGGCATGGCGGCGCGGGTGCCCGGCATCAAGCTGCATTTCGTGGTGGAGGAGGATGACCCCTATCAGGTCTGGACCGGCTACCGCGGCCAGCTCAATCAGATCATGCTGGGCCTGATCGCCGGCGACTACCTGGAGCGCGAAGTCTATTGCTGCGGCCCGGAACCGTTCATGCAGGCGGTGCGCGACATGCTGAACGGCCTGGGCTTCGACATGGAGAACTACAACCAGGAGAGCTTTGGCGCGCCGGTTGAGACCGAGGCCGATGCGCCTGAGATCGACGATGTGGTGCCGGAAGAGACCGCTGCCGCCGAGATCACCTTTGCCGCCTCCGGCGTGACCGCGAGCTGCACCGAGACCGACACGGTTCTGGCTGTGGCCAAGGCCTCGGGGCTCAATATCCCGTCGGGCTGCACCTTCGGCATCTGCGGCACCTGCAAGGTCAAGAAGACCGCGGGCGACGTGCATATGGTCCACAACGGCGGCATCTCGGAAGAGGACGTCGAGGCAGGCTACATCCTGGCTTGCTGCTCCAATCCGATTGGCCGGGTCGAGGTCGAGATCTGA
- a CDS encoding ABC transporter substrate-binding protein, protein MTRYYNWETLHPAVRMHAEEAAAGKLDRREFLSRATALGVTASAAYGMIGLSQPVQAAANVQEGGTIRIQQVVRALLDPPLFNWPQLGNLVRGYMEYLVQYNADGTFEPRLLESWEVNEDATEYLLHIRPGVNWNDGRGTLTAKDVAYNFARWCDGKWEGNSMAARMGSLQNEAGDGPAEGALEVVDDLTLKVKLTRPDITIIPAVTEYPAAIVPDGWSGDPGTDPIGTGPYKLVEYEVGVKAVLEKNTDHDWWGDGAHLDRIEFIDFGTDGATHLSAAESEEIDMTYETVGEYVDIFTSIGWNVSESISANTLVLRTNRDAEVDGKQPYADARVRRALALACDNAVLLELGYDGRGTLAENHHVCPIHPEYADIGAPVRDAEAARQLMEEAGMLDFEHELVSIDDDWRRNTTDALAAQMRDAGFKVKRTVLPGNTFWNDWDKYPFSSTDWGHRPLGVQVLTLAYKTGVAWNETGLASAEFDSMLEAASAIADADTRRGHMEEIEKFMREDGTIIQPYWRSLYRHARPGVIGAESHPINEIHVHKLALEA, encoded by the coding sequence ATGACCCGATACTACAACTGGGAAACCCTCCACCCCGCGGTGCGCATGCATGCGGAGGAAGCCGCAGCAGGCAAGCTGGACCGGCGTGAGTTTCTGAGCCGCGCAACCGCGCTGGGGGTGACCGCCTCCGCCGCCTACGGGATGATCGGCCTCAGCCAACCGGTGCAGGCCGCGGCCAATGTGCAGGAAGGCGGTACCATCCGCATCCAGCAGGTGGTGCGCGCCTTGCTCGACCCGCCGCTGTTCAATTGGCCGCAATTGGGCAACCTGGTACGCGGCTACATGGAATATCTGGTGCAATACAACGCCGACGGCACCTTTGAACCGCGGCTGCTGGAAAGCTGGGAGGTCAACGAGGACGCCACCGAATACCTGTTGCACATCCGTCCCGGCGTGAACTGGAACGACGGCCGCGGCACCCTGACCGCCAAGGACGTGGCCTACAACTTTGCCCGCTGGTGCGACGGCAAATGGGAAGGAAATTCGATGGCCGCCCGCATGGGCTCCTTGCAGAATGAGGCCGGCGACGGCCCCGCCGAGGGCGCGCTGGAGGTGGTGGACGACCTGACCCTCAAGGTAAAGCTCACGCGCCCCGATATCACCATCATCCCGGCGGTCACCGAATACCCCGCCGCCATCGTGCCGGACGGCTGGTCGGGCGATCCGGGCACTGATCCGATTGGCACCGGCCCCTACAAGCTGGTGGAATACGAGGTCGGCGTGAAAGCGGTTCTGGAGAAGAACACGGACCATGATTGGTGGGGCGACGGCGCGCATCTGGACCGGATCGAGTTCATCGATTTCGGCACCGACGGCGCCACCCATCTGTCGGCGGCAGAGTCCGAAGAAATCGACATGACCTATGAGACCGTGGGCGAATACGTCGACATCTTCACCTCCATCGGCTGGAACGTGAGCGAGTCCATCTCCGCCAACACGCTGGTTCTGCGCACCAACCGCGATGCCGAGGTTGACGGGAAACAGCCCTATGCCGACGCCCGCGTCCGCCGCGCCCTGGCGCTGGCCTGCGACAATGCGGTGCTGCTGGAACTGGGCTATGACGGCCGCGGCACCCTGGCGGAGAACCACCATGTCTGCCCGATCCACCCGGAATATGCCGATATCGGCGCACCGGTGCGCGACGCGGAGGCGGCGCGCCAGCTGATGGAGGAAGCCGGCATGCTCGACTTCGAGCATGAGCTGGTCTCGATCGACGATGACTGGCGGCGCAACACAACGGATGCGCTGGCGGCGCAGATGCGGGATGCGGGCTTCAAGGTCAAACGCACGGTGCTGCCCGGCAATACCTTCTGGAACGACTGGGACAAATACCCGTTCAGCTCCACCGACTGGGGCCACCGGCCGCTGGGAGTGCAGGTGCTGACGCTGGCTTACAAGACCGGCGTCGCCTGGAATGAGACCGGCCTCGCCAGTGCCGAGTTCGACAGCATGCTGGAAGCGGCTTCAGCCATTGCGGATGCCGATACCCGCCGCGGCCACATGGAGGAGATTGAGAAGTTCATGCGTGAGGACGGCACCATCATCCAGCCCTACTGGCGCTCGCTCTACCGCCACGCCCGCCCCGGCGTGATCGGTGCTGAGAGCCACCCGATCAACGAAATCCACGTGCACAAGCTGGCGCTGGAAGCCTGA
- a CDS encoding sulfotransferase family protein: protein MGFPGTWMTESETVVYRVVPKCACSTIGQILYYSDHGTFFDGDIHDAKEGLHKWALEHSQGPISRNVQGHRSYAFTCVRNPYTRILSSFFDKICGIQRNGRRYRGNLVPKLAYEYGIEVGGDDGKQAFDQIASFRRFLLFVRDTIRWRRPMDPDIHWSAMSGHVSTFIQNGGRYNQIFWTEAFNDGMQGVLDSIETPHAVDLAAIPRFNESEGHGPKRAHPVEDYFDDLSMHLVYEIYKRDFELFKYDFANPANKMPVGEIDLDEVHAKLGE from the coding sequence ATGGGGTTCCCCGGCACCTGGATGACGGAAAGTGAAACTGTGGTCTACCGGGTGGTGCCGAAATGCGCCTGCTCGACGATCGGGCAGATCCTGTATTACTCCGATCACGGGACGTTCTTTGACGGCGACATCCATGACGCCAAGGAGGGGCTGCACAAATGGGCGCTGGAGCACAGCCAGGGGCCGATCAGCCGCAATGTGCAGGGGCACCGCTCCTATGCCTTCACCTGCGTGCGCAATCCTTACACACGCATCCTGTCCTCCTTCTTCGACAAGATCTGCGGCATCCAGCGCAACGGCCGCCGCTACCGCGGCAATCTGGTGCCCAAGCTCGCCTATGAATACGGGATCGAGGTCGGCGGTGACGACGGCAAGCAGGCGTTCGACCAGATCGCCAGCTTCCGCCGCTTCCTGCTGTTCGTGCGCGACACCATCCGCTGGCGCCGCCCGATGGATCCGGACATCCACTGGTCGGCGATGTCGGGGCATGTGTCGACCTTCATCCAGAACGGCGGCCGCTATAACCAGATCTTCTGGACCGAGGCGTTCAACGACGGGATGCAGGGGGTGCTGGATTCCATCGAGACACCGCACGCCGTGGATCTCGCGGCGATCCCGCGCTTCAACGAAAGCGAAGGCCACGGCCCCAAGCGCGCCCACCCGGTGGAAGACTATTTCGACGACCTGTCGATGCATTTGGTCTATGAAATCTACAAGCGCGATTTCGAGCTGTTCAAATACGATTTCGCAAACCCGGCCAACAAGATGCCTGTGGGCGAGATCGACCTGGACGAGGTGCACGCCAAGCTGGGGGAGTAG
- a CDS encoding BCCT family transporter, whose protein sequence is MSIKPPLTDLPIGTSDRGFYRGFSQIVTISSKLMIGGLVIWAIAFPEQSGAVLNSINGFILASFGAWYIWTVALFVLCCAALALWPSAGRLKLGQPGDRPEFSNFSWFSMMFGAGIGVGMLTWAVAEPIYHWNNNPEVIQGLTNGGSADNIRMAYKWSFLHWGLGAWACYAIAGLALGFFSYRRGLPLTMRSSLTPLFGARLSGSMGHLVDIVAVVATILGVAQTLGFGVEQFVSGLTRIGIGGLTNEGGTANTTGVIVAVLVIMAASTASALSGVGKGIKWLSNINMVLSIALLGFFLLFGSTFFGLQALLVGLWDYLIAMPDMLFRVWTGDGNPDSVASKLEGWQGGWSVFYWAWWIAFAPFVGLFLARISKGRTIREFVLGAMIVPSLMCFVWFTWAGGTAIDLELNGGAGGQIAAAPDGDKIFAMVQYMLSPWLGWAMSVMIVVLLMTYLVTTADSAVLIVNTINAAGDEGPKARPHIIFWGVALGAVVTALLLVGGLKAIQTAMVIGALPFSLVMVLQCAALIKAIYNDGRRAQAGLATTVIQEPTA, encoded by the coding sequence ATGTCAATCAAACCTCCTTTGACGGATCTGCCGATCGGCACATCCGACCGCGGCTTTTACCGGGGCTTCAGCCAGATCGTCACCATCTCCTCCAAGCTGATGATCGGCGGGCTGGTAATCTGGGCGATTGCCTTTCCGGAACAATCCGGCGCGGTGCTGAATTCGATCAACGGCTTCATCCTGGCCTCCTTCGGCGCCTGGTACATCTGGACCGTGGCGCTGTTTGTACTGTGCTGCGCCGCTCTTGCGTTGTGGCCCAGCGCCGGGCGGCTGAAGCTGGGGCAGCCAGGCGACAGGCCGGAGTTTTCCAACTTCTCCTGGTTCTCGATGATGTTCGGGGCCGGCATCGGGGTCGGCATGCTGACCTGGGCGGTGGCCGAGCCGATCTATCACTGGAACAACAACCCCGAAGTGATTCAGGGCCTGACCAATGGCGGCAGCGCGGACAATATCCGCATGGCCTACAAATGGTCCTTCCTGCACTGGGGGCTGGGCGCCTGGGCTTGCTATGCGATTGCCGGGCTGGCGCTGGGGTTCTTCAGCTACCGCCGCGGACTGCCGCTGACCATGCGCTCGTCGCTGACACCGTTGTTCGGCGCCCGCCTGTCAGGCTCGATGGGTCATTTGGTGGATATCGTGGCAGTTGTCGCCACGATCCTCGGCGTGGCGCAGACGCTGGGGTTCGGGGTGGAGCAGTTCGTTTCCGGCCTCACCCGCATCGGCATTGGCGGGCTGACCAATGAGGGTGGCACCGCCAACACCACCGGCGTCATCGTGGCGGTTCTGGTGATCATGGCGGCCTCCACCGCTTCGGCGCTGTCGGGCGTCGGCAAGGGCATCAAGTGGCTCTCCAACATCAACATGGTGCTGAGCATCGCGCTCTTGGGCTTCTTCCTGCTGTTCGGCTCCACCTTCTTTGGCCTGCAGGCACTGCTGGTTGGCCTCTGGGACTATCTGATCGCCATGCCCGACATGCTGTTCCGGGTCTGGACCGGTGACGGCAACCCGGACAGCGTCGCCTCCAAGCTCGAAGGCTGGCAGGGCGGCTGGTCAGTATTCTACTGGGCCTGGTGGATTGCCTTCGCCCCCTTTGTCGGCCTGTTCCTGGCGCGCATCTCCAAGGGCCGCACCATCCGCGAGTTTGTGCTGGGCGCCATGATCGTGCCGTCGCTGATGTGCTTTGTCTGGTTCACCTGGGCCGGCGGCACCGCCATCGACCTGGAGCTGAACGGCGGCGCAGGCGGCCAGATCGCCGCCGCACCGGATGGCGACAAGATCTTTGCCATGGTACAATACATGCTGTCGCCCTGGCTGGGCTGGGCGATGTCGGTGATGATCGTGGTCCTGCTGATGACCTATCTGGTAACCACTGCGGACAGCGCGGTGCTGATCGTCAACACCATCAACGCCGCCGGTGACGAAGGCCCCAAGGCCCGTCCGCACATCATCTTCTGGGGTGTGGCGCTTGGCGCGGTGGTGACGGCGCTGCTGCTGGTCGGGGGCCTCAAGGCAATCCAGACCGCAATGGTGATCGGCGCCCTGCCGTTTTCGCTGGTGATGGTGCTGCAATGCGCCGCCCTGATCAAGGCGATCTACAACGACGGCCGCCGCGCGCAAGCGGGCCTGGCCACCACCGTGATCCAGGAACCGACCGCATAA
- a CDS encoding MATE family efflux transporter: MADQAEHKAIFLTGSLMRHVTRMSLTASIGLMAMFAVDFVDMAFIAMLGNDALAAAVGYAGTLLFFTNSVNIGLSITAGSLVARELGAGRPDQARHYATSVAAIGVLTGLVMPILVLAYLEQVLALLGAEGEVLRLAMRYVWIILPTMWVVALAMTGMAVLRAHGDARRSMLATLYGGGLNAVLDPLLIFGLGLGLDGAAIASVLARACMLGAAFWPAIRVHQGFMRPALRQIGGDLRAIRAIALPAVLTNVATPAGNAIVLREIAQFGTEAVAGMAVIGRLMPVAFSVIFALSGAIGPIIGQNFGAGQFARVRQAFLAGIAFTAIYTLLMAAVLFALRMPIADLFSATGETRRLIYLFCGPLALAHFFNGVIFVENASFNNLGRPVYSTWINWGRHTLGTWPLAVLGGYLAGAPGVLLGQAAGGMIFAAFGALLVHRVLQDLARPAPIDAFAPQNRLHALLGRRGW; the protein is encoded by the coding sequence ATGGCAGACCAGGCGGAACACAAGGCCATTTTCCTTACCGGCAGCCTGATGCGGCATGTCACCCGCATGTCGCTGACCGCCAGCATCGGGCTGATGGCGATGTTTGCCGTCGATTTCGTCGACATGGCCTTTATCGCCATGCTGGGCAATGACGCGCTGGCAGCGGCGGTGGGCTATGCGGGCACGCTGCTGTTCTTCACCAACTCGGTCAATATCGGGCTGTCGATCACCGCGGGCTCGCTGGTGGCGCGGGAGCTGGGCGCAGGACGACCGGACCAGGCGCGGCATTATGCAACCAGCGTCGCCGCTATCGGCGTGCTGACCGGGCTTGTGATGCCGATCCTTGTGCTGGCCTACCTGGAGCAGGTCCTGGCGCTGCTTGGCGCCGAGGGCGAGGTGCTGCGGCTGGCGATGCGCTATGTCTGGATCATCCTGCCGACGATGTGGGTGGTGGCGCTGGCGATGACCGGCATGGCGGTGCTGCGCGCCCATGGCGATGCGCGCCGCTCGATGCTGGCGACGCTTTATGGCGGCGGGCTGAACGCGGTGCTGGACCCGCTGCTGATCTTTGGCCTGGGGCTGGGGCTGGACGGGGCCGCCATCGCCTCGGTGCTGGCCCGGGCCTGCATGCTCGGGGCCGCGTTCTGGCCCGCGATCCGGGTGCATCAGGGGTTCATGCGGCCCGCGCTGCGCCAGATCGGCGGCGACCTGCGCGCGATCCGGGCGATTGCGCTGCCGGCCGTGCTGACCAATGTCGCCACCCCGGCCGGCAATGCCATCGTGCTGCGCGAAATCGCCCAGTTCGGCACCGAGGCGGTGGCCGGCATGGCGGTCATCGGCCGCCTGATGCCGGTGGCGTTTTCGGTGATCTTTGCGCTGTCGGGCGCCATCGGGCCGATCATCGGCCAGAACTTCGGCGCCGGGCAGTTTGCCCGCGTCCGCCAGGCCTTTCTGGCCGGTATTGCGTTCACCGCCATCTACACGCTGCTGATGGCCGCCGTTCTGTTTGCCCTCAGGATGCCGATTGCGGATCTGTTCTCTGCCACCGGCGAGACCCGCAGGCTGATCTACCTGTTCTGCGGGCCGCTGGCGCTGGCGCATTTCTTCAACGGGGTGATCTTTGTCGAGAATGCCAGCTTCAACAACCTGGGCCGCCCGGTCTATTCCACCTGGATCAACTGGGGCCGCCACACCTTGGGCACCTGGCCGCTGGCGGTGCTGGGCGGCTATCTGGCCGGCGCGCCGGGGGTGCTGCTGGGCCAGGCGGCCGGCGGGATGATCTTTGCCGCATTCGGCGCGCTGCTGGTGCACCGGGTGCTGCAGGACCTCGCCCGGCCCGCCCCGATCGACGCCTTTGCGCCGCAGAACCGGCTGCACGCCCTGCTGGGCCGCCGCGGCTGGTAG
- a CDS encoding beta-1,6-N-acetylglucosaminyltransferase yields the protein MAKIAYILLCHKDPEAIIQQAERLTAAGDYMAIHFDGRAAPEDDQMIRAELADNPNVTFAKRRIKCGWGEWSLVEATLLALRSAVEDFPRATHFYMLSGDCMAVKTAEYAHRFLDAHDKDFIESFDFFESDWIKTGMKEDRLIYRHFFNERKHKQLFYWSHGLQKRLGLQRGIPADIQVQIGSQWWCLRRRTVEWILEFIRKRRDVTRFFRTTWIPDETFFQTLVRHLIPEQEIETRTLTFLMFTDYGMPVNFHNDHYDLLLSQDFLFARKISPEAKELKSRLGRLYAAQGVDFRISNEGRSLYKFLVQRGRAGRRFAPRFWETESSLGRERELLIVICKKWHVAKRLLEQIRLVTNVPAIEYLFNEEDTPLPDLGGIQAALMKRTRHRRALMRMLFEYYESDQLIICLDPGAIDLMNDFHSDRSSTRFLQIECEFSDDYLIGHAHRVGLAGERTPQLTLDRLLPTIRNDILHENDRIRDAGFSQLYQMRESSSPEENAGQLCGFLGLSEDKAMQIAETHYLFAD from the coding sequence ATGGCAAAAATCGCGTATATTCTGCTCTGCCATAAAGACCCCGAGGCGATCATCCAGCAGGCTGAGCGACTGACCGCGGCCGGCGATTACATGGCGATTCACTTCGACGGGCGGGCGGCGCCGGAAGACGATCAGATGATCCGGGCCGAACTGGCGGACAACCCCAATGTGACATTTGCCAAGAGGCGGATCAAATGCGGCTGGGGCGAGTGGTCGCTGGTCGAAGCCACGCTTCTGGCGCTGCGCAGCGCGGTCGAAGACTTTCCCCGTGCCACCCATTTCTACATGCTGTCGGGCGATTGCATGGCGGTGAAGACAGCGGAATATGCCCACCGGTTCCTGGACGCGCACGACAAGGATTTCATCGAAAGCTTCGATTTCTTCGAAAGCGACTGGATCAAGACCGGCATGAAGGAGGACCGGCTGATCTACCGGCACTTCTTCAACGAACGCAAGCACAAGCAGCTGTTCTACTGGAGCCACGGGCTGCAGAAACGGCTGGGGCTGCAGCGCGGGATCCCGGCCGATATCCAGGTGCAGATCGGCAGCCAGTGGTGGTGCCTGCGCCGCCGCACGGTGGAATGGATCCTCGAGTTCATCCGCAAACGCCGCGATGTCACCCGCTTTTTCCGCACCACCTGGATTCCGGATGAAACCTTCTTTCAGACCCTGGTGCGCCACCTGATCCCGGAACAGGAGATCGAGACCCGCACTCTTACCTTCCTGATGTTCACCGACTACGGCATGCCAGTGAATTTCCACAATGACCACTATGACCTGCTGTTGAGCCAGGACTTTCTGTTTGCCCGCAAGATCAGCCCGGAGGCCAAGGAGCTGAAGTCGCGCCTGGGACGGTTGTACGCGGCACAAGGCGTGGACTTCCGGATCTCCAACGAGGGCCGGAGCCTCTACAAATTCCTGGTCCAGCGCGGCCGCGCGGGGCGCCGGTTCGCGCCGCGGTTCTGGGAAACCGAAAGCTCGCTGGGACGCGAGCGGGAGCTGCTGATCGTGATCTGCAAGAAATGGCACGTGGCCAAGCGGCTGCTGGAGCAGATACGCCTGGTGACCAATGTCCCCGCAATCGAATATCTCTTCAACGAGGAAGACACCCCCTTGCCAGACCTTGGCGGCATCCAGGCGGCGCTGATGAAGCGCACCCGCCACCGCCGGGCGCTGATGCGGATGCTTTTTGAATATTATGAGTCCGATCAGCTGATCATCTGCCTGGATCCCGGCGCCATAGACCTGATGAATGATTTCCATTCAGACCGCTCCTCAACCCGTTTCCTGCAGATCGAATGCGAGTTCAGCGACGACTACCTGATCGGTCATGCTCACCGGGTCGGGCTGGCGGGCGAGCGCACGCCGCAGCTGACGCTGGACCGGCTGCTGCCGACCATCCGCAACGACATCCTGCATGAGAACGACCGCATCCGGGATGCCGGGTTCAGCCAGCTGTACCAAATGCGCGAGAGCAGCAGCCCGGAGGAAAATGCAGGTCAGCTTTGCGGTTTTCTGGGGCTATCCGAGGACAAGGCCATGCAGATCGCAGAAACGCATTACCTGTTTGCCGACTGA
- a CDS encoding aromatic ring-hydroxylating oxygenase subunit alpha, whose product MLHDSDILAKLMARQKNYSLEQAFYTDPGVLDLDMRQIFYREWLFAIPACEIPKAGNFVTHQVGSYNVIIVRGTDGEVRAFHNACRHRGSVVCKAKKGNSPKLVCPYHQWTYELDGSLLWARDMGPDFDASKHGLKPVHCRDLAGLIYICLADEAPDFDAFAAVARPYLEPHDLSNAKIAHESSIIENGNWKLVWENNRECYHCGGNHPSLCRTFPEDPSVTGIEGGETPAHLQKHFDRIEAAGIPSAFTIDARGQHRLARMPLNEGAESYTLDGKAAVAKQLGRVPFADAGTLLKFHYPTTWNHFLPDHSIVFRVTPISPTETEVTTKWLVHKDAVEGQDYDLKRLTEVWMATNDEDRIVVEDNQRGINSPAYQPGPYSEVQESGVIQFSNWYAEHLTRALTGRHLIAAE is encoded by the coding sequence ATGCTTCACGACAGCGACATTCTGGCCAAGCTGATGGCCCGGCAGAAAAACTATTCCCTGGAACAGGCGTTCTATACCGATCCGGGGGTTCTGGATCTGGATATGCGGCAGATCTTCTACCGCGAGTGGCTGTTTGCCATTCCGGCCTGCGAGATCCCGAAGGCGGGCAATTTCGTCACCCATCAGGTCGGGTCCTACAACGTCATCATCGTGCGCGGCACCGATGGCGAGGTGCGTGCCTTCCACAACGCCTGCCGCCACCGCGGCTCGGTGGTGTGCAAGGCCAAGAAGGGCAATTCGCCCAAGCTGGTCTGCCCCTACCACCAGTGGACCTATGAACTGGACGGCTCGCTGCTGTGGGCGCGCGACATGGGGCCGGATTTCGACGCCTCCAAACACGGGCTGAAGCCGGTGCATTGCCGCGATCTGGCCGGTCTGATCTACATCTGCCTGGCGGATGAGGCACCGGATTTCGATGCGTTTGCCGCTGTGGCCCGCCCCTATCTGGAGCCGCACGACCTGAGCAACGCCAAGATTGCCCATGAAAGCTCGATCATCGAGAACGGCAACTGGAAGCTGGTCTGGGAGAACAACCGCGAGTGCTATCACTGCGGCGGCAACCACCCGTCGCTGTGCCGGACCTTCCCCGAGGATCCCTCGGTCACCGGTATTGAGGGCGGTGAGACCCCGGCGCACCTGCAAAAACATTTTGACCGGATCGAGGCGGCTGGTATCCCGTCGGCCTTCACTATCGACGCGCGCGGCCAGCACCGGCTGGCGCGGATGCCGCTGAACGAAGGCGCCGAGAGCTATACCCTGGACGGCAAGGCGGCGGTTGCCAAGCAGCTGGGCCGGGTGCCGTTCGCCGATGCGGGCACGCTGTTGAAGTTCCACTACCCGACCACCTGGAACCACTTCCTGCCGGATCATTCCATCGTGTTCCGCGTCACCCCGATCAGCCCGACCGAAACCGAAGTCACAACCAAATGGCTGGTGCACAAGGATGCGGTCGAGGGCCAGGACTATGACCTGAAGCGCCTCACTGAGGTCTGGATGGCCACCAACGACGAGGACCGCATTGTGGTCGAGGACAACCAGCGCGGCATCAACTCGCCCGCCTATCAGCCCGGACCCTATTCCGAAGTGCAGGAAAGCGGCGTCATCCAGTTCTCCAACTGGTATGCCGAACACCTGACCCGCGCGCTGACCGGCCGCCACCTGATCGCGGCGGAGTAA